The stretch of DNA acactGCTACGCAAGGAAGGCTCAGGCCTTACactttatttctgtaaatgAGAGACAGATCTGGCTTGTGATCAGCTAAGCACACTCAGGTAACAAATTAAAGCCATCCCTCTTATCCCCTTTTCCCAGCACGTGATGCTGAGGTTTTAGAACAACATTAAATAAAAGCTCACAAAGCGAGATGAGAAATCCGGAGTGGCGGCAACGCGCTCTGTCTGTGTGTTACAGAGTCAATTCCACACTTTAATCGGGGGCCCCCCGGACAACACtcaaaaacaaaactgtttctTTCATGGCCATAATAAATAGTCCTGCTGGCCTGTGGAGAAGAAGTAACAGCCCATGGGAAATGGCTTCTGGTGTCAGGGACATGGCCACCGGTGCCTGGTGAGGAGAGCACTGGGGTGGTTTGAGCAGGCCAGGCTCTTCTGTTCACCCCACGGTGGCCCAGGGCTGTTCTGTCCatcaggagaggttcagagttccagggctgttctgtccatcaggagaggttcagagttccagggctgttccatcaggagaggttcagagttccagggctgttccatcaggagaggttcagagttccagggctgttccatcaggagaggttcagagttccagggctgttccatcaggagaggttcagagttccagggctgttctgtccatcaggagaggttcagagttccagggctgttctgtccatcaggagaggttcagagttccagggctgttctgtAAGGAGAGGTTCAGAGTTCCAGGGTGTTCCatcaggagaggttcagagttccagggctgttctgtctgtcaggagaggttcagagttccagggctgttccatcaggagaggttcagagttccagggctgttctgtccatcaggagaggttcagagttccagggctgttctgtccatcaggagaggttcagagttccagggctgttccatcaggagaggttcagagttccagggctgttctgtCAGGAGGGGTTCAGagttccagggctgttctgtccatcaggagaggttcagagttccagggctgttctgtcaggagaggttcagagttccagggctgttctgtcaggagaggttcagagttccagggctgttccatcaggagaggttcagagttCCAGGGCTATTCTGTCCatcaggagaggttcagagttccagggctgttctgtccatcaggagaggttcagagttccagggctgttctgtccatcaggagaggttcagagttccagggctgttctgtcaggagaggttcagagttccagggctgttctgtcaggagaggttcagagttccagggctgttctgtcaggagaggttcagagttccagggctgttctgtccatcaggagaggttcagagttccagggctgttctgtcaggagaggttcagagttccagggctgttccatcaggagaggttcagagttccagggctgttctgtcaggagaggttcagagttccagggctgttctgtctgtcaggagaggttcagagttccagggctgttctgtccatcaggagaggttcagagttccagggctgttctgtcaggagaggttcagagttccagggctgttctgtccatcaggagaggttcagagttccagggctgttctgtccatcaggagaggttcagagttccagggctgttctgtccatcaggagaggttcagagttccagggctgttctgtctgtcaggagaggttcagagttccagggctgttctgtcaggagaggttcagagttccagggctgttctgtccatcaggagaggttcagagttCCAGGCTGTTCtgtcaggagaggttcagagttccagggctgttctgtcaggagaggttcagagttccagggctgttctgtccatcaggagaggttcagagttCCAGGCTGTTCtgtcaggagaggttcagagttccagggctgttctttccaggagaggttcagagttccagggctgttctgtcaggagaggttcagagttccagggctgttccatcaggagaggttcagagttccagggctgttctgtcaggagaggttcagagttCCAGGGTGTTCCatcaggagaggttcagagttccagggctgttctgtctgtcaggagaggttcagagttCCAGGGTGTTCCatcaggagaggttcagagttCCAGGCTGTTCtgtcaggagaggttcagagttccagggctgttctgtccaggagaggttcagagttccagggctgttctgtcaggagaggttca from Poecile atricapillus isolate bPoeAtr1 chromosome Z, bPoeAtr1.hap1, whole genome shotgun sequence encodes:
- the LOC131573002 gene encoding uncharacterized protein LOC131573002 isoform X14, producing the protein MGNGFWCQGHGHRCLVRRALGWFEQARLFCSPHGGPGLFCPSGEVQSSRAVLSIRRGSEFQGCSIRRGSEFQGCSIRRGSEFQGCSIRRGSEFQGCSIRRGSEFQGCSVHQERFRVPGLFCPSGEVQSSRAVLSVRRGSEFQGCSIRRGSEFQGCSVHQERFRVPGLFCPSGEVQSSRAVPSGEVQSSRAVLSGGVQSSRAVLSIRRGSEFQGYSVHQERFRVPGLFCPSGEVQSSRAVLSIRRGSEFQGCSVRRGSEFQGCSVRRGSEFQGCSVRRGSEFQGCSVHQERFRVPGLFCQERFRVPGLFHQERFRVPGLFCQERFRVPGLFCLSGEVQSSRAVLSIRRGSEFQGCSVRRGSEFQGCSVHQERFRVPGLFCPSGEVQSSRAVLSIRRGSEFQGCSVCQERFRVPGLFCQERFRVPGLFCPSGEVQSSRLFCQERFRVPGLFCQERFRVPGLFCPSGEVQSSRLFCQERFRVPGLFFPGEVQSSRAVLSGEVQSSRAVPSGEVQSSRAVLSGEVQSSRAVLSVRRGSEFQGCSVRRGSEFQGCSVQERFRVPGLFCQERFRVPGLFCQERFRVPGLFHQERFRVPGLFHQDSFRVPGLFCPGEVQSSRAVPSGQFQSPLSPCCSHPAGPSSAGSPAPDRELPAALLPLPPESTAGPGTAPGTQLRLLHLLLPWHGLPRARQSLSSLCLARLSGTASRGLAGSAPAGAGPAPSPPAVKVLSFR
- the LOC131573002 gene encoding uncharacterized protein LOC131573002 isoform X23; this encodes MGNGFWCQGHGHRCLVRRALGWFEQARLFCSPHGGPGLFCPSGEVQSSRAVLSIRRGSEFQGCSIRRGSEFQGCSIRRGSEFQGCSIRRGSEFQGCSIRRGSEFQGCSVHQERFRVPGLFCPSGEVQSSRAVPSGEVQSSRAVLSIRRGSEFQGCSVHQERFRVPGLFHQERFRVPGLFCQEGFRVPGLFCPSGEVQSSRAVLSGEVQSSRAVLSGEVQSSRAVPSGEVQSSRAILSIRRGSEFQGCSVHQERFRVPGLFCPSGEVQSSRAVLSGEVQSSRAVLSGEVQSSRAVLSGEVQSSRAVLSIRRGSEFQGCSVRRGSEFQGCSIRRGSEFQGCSVRRGSEFQGCSVCQERFRVPGLFCPSGEVQSSRAVLSGEVQSSRAVLSIRRGSEFQGCSVHQERFRVPGLFCPSGEVQSSRAVLSVRRGSEFQGCSVHQERFRVPGLFCPSGEVQSSRLFCQERFRVPGLFFPGEVQSSRAVLSGEVQSSRAVPSGEVQSSRAVLSGEVQSSRAVLSVRRGSEFQGCSVRRGSEFQGCSVQERFRVPGLFCQERFRVPGLFCQERFRVPGLFHQERFRVPGLFHQDSFRVPGLFCPGEVQSSRAVPSGQFQSPLSPCCSHPAGPSSAGSPAPDRELPAALLPLPPESTAGPGTAPGTQLRLLHLLLPWHGLPRARQSLSSLCLARLSGTASRGLAGSAPAGAGPAPSPPAVKVLSFR
- the LOC131573002 gene encoding uncharacterized protein LOC131573002 isoform X9 — encoded protein: MGNGFWCQGHGHRCLVRRALGWFEQARLFCSPHGGPGLFCPSGEVQSSRAVLSIRRGSEFQGCSIRRGSEFQGCSIRRGSEFQGCSIRRGSEFQGCSIRRGSEFQGCSVHQERFRVPGLFCPSGEVQSSRAVLSVRRGSEFQGCSIRRGSEFQGCSVHQERFRVPGLFCPSGEVQSSRAVPSGEVQSSRAVLSGGVQSSRAVLSIRRGSEFQGCSVRRGSEFQGCSVRRGSEFQGCSIRRGSEFQGYSVHQERFRVPGLFCPSGEVQSSRAVLSIRRGSEFQGCSVRRGSEFQGCSVRRGSEFQGCSVRRGSEFQGCSVHQERFRVPGLFCQERFRVPGLFCLSGEVQSSRAVLSIRRGSEFQGCSVRRGSEFQGCSVHQERFRVPGLFCPSGEVQSSRAVLSIRRGSEFQGCSVCQERFRVPGLFCQERFRVPGLFCPSGEVQSSRLFCQERFRVPGLFCQERFRVPGLFCPSGEVQSSRLFCQERFRVPGLFFPGEVQSSRAVLSGEVQSSRAVPSGEVQSSRAVLSGEVQSSRAVLSVRRGSEFQGCSVRRGSEFQGCSVQERFRVPGLFCQERFRVPGLFCQERFRVPGLFHQERFRVPGLFHQDSFRVPGLFCPGEVQSSRAVPSGQFQSPLSPCCSHPAGPSSAGSPAPDRELPAALLPLPPESTAGPGTAPGTQLRLLHLLLPWHGLPRARQSLSSLCLARLSGTASRGLAGSAPAGAGPAPSPPAVKVLSFR
- the LOC131573002 gene encoding uncharacterized protein LOC131573002 isoform X5, with product MGNGFWCQGHGHRCLVRRALGWFEQARLFCSPHGGPGLFCPSGEVQSSRAVLSIRRGSEFQGCSIRRGSEFQGCSIRRGSEFQGCSIRRGSEFQGCSIRRGSEFQGCSVHQERFRVPGLFCPSGEVQSSRAVLSVRRGSEFQGCSIRRGSEFQGCSVHQERFRVPGLFCPSGEVQSSRAVPSGEVQSSRAVLSGGVQSSRAVLSIRRGSEFQGCSVRRGSEFQGCSVRRGSEFQGCSIRRGSEFQGYSVHQERFRVPGLFCPSGEVQSSRAVLSIRRGSEFQGCSVRRGSEFQGCSVRRGSEFQGCSVRRGSEFQGCSVHQERFRVPGLFHQERFRVPGLFCQERFRVPGLFCLSGEVQSSRAVLSIRRGSEFQGCSVRRGSEFQGCSVHQERFRVPGLFCPSGEVQSSRAVLSIRRGSEFQGCSVCQERFRVPGLFCQERFRVPGLFCPSGEVQSSRLFCQERFRVPGLFCQERFRVPGLFCPSGEVQSSRLFCQERFRVPGLFFPGEVQSSRAVLSGEVQSSRAVPSGEVQSSRAVLSGEVQSSRAVLSVRRGSEFQGCSVRRGSEFQGCSVQERFRVPGLFCQERFRVPGLFCQERFRVPGLFHQERFRVPGLFHQDSFRVPGLFCPGEVQSSRAVPSGQFQSPLSPCCSHPAGPSSAGSPAPDRELPAALLPLPPESTAGPGTAPGTQLRLLHLLLPWHGLPRARQSLSSLCLARLSGTASRGLAGSAPAGAGPAPSPPAVKVLSFR
- the LOC131573002 gene encoding uncharacterized protein LOC131573002 isoform X13 encodes the protein MGNGFWCQGHGHRCLVRRALGWFEQARLFCSPHGGPGLFCPSGEVQSSRAVLSIRRGSEFQGCSIRRGSEFQGCSIRRGSEFQGCSIRRGSEFQGCSIRRGSEFQGCSVHQERFRVPGLFCPSGEVQSSRAVLSVRRGSEFQGCSIRRGSEFQGCSVHQERFRVPGLFCPSGEVQSSRAVPSGEVQSSRAVLSGGVQSSRAVLSIRRGSEFQGCSVRRGSEFQGCSVRRGSEFQGCSIRRGSEFQGYSVHQERFRVPGLFCPSGEVQSSRAVLSIRRGSEFQGCSVHQERFRVPGLFCQERFRVPGLFHQERFRVPGLFCQERFRVPGLFCLSGEVQSSRAVLSIRRGSEFQGCSVRRGSEFQGCSVHQERFRVPGLFCPSGEVQSSRAVLSIRRGSEFQGCSVCQERFRVPGLFCQERFRVPGLFCPSGEVQSSRLFCQERFRVPGLFCQERFRVPGLFCPSGEVQSSRLFCQERFRVPGLFFPGEVQSSRAVLSGEVQSSRAVPSGEVQSSRAVLSGEVQSSRAVLSVRRGSEFQGCSVRRGSEFQGCSVQERFRVPGLFCQERFRVPGLFCQERFRVPGLFHQERFRVPGLFHQDSFRVPGLFCPGEVQSSRAVPSGQFQSPLSPCCSHPAGPSSAGSPAPDRELPAALLPLPPESTAGPGTAPGTQLRLLHLLLPWHGLPRARQSLSSLCLARLSGTASRGLAGSAPAGAGPAPSPPAVKVLSFR
- the LOC131573002 gene encoding uncharacterized protein LOC131573002 isoform X33; this translates as MGNGFWCQGHGHRCLVRRALGWFEQARLFCSPHGGPGLFCPSGEVQSSRAVLSIRRGSEFQGCSIRRGSEFQGCSIRRGSEFQGCSIRRGSEFQGCSIRRGSEFQGCSVHQERFRVPGLFCPSGEVQSSRAVLSVRRGSEFQGCSIRRGSEFQGCSVHQERFRVPGLFCPSGEVQSSRAVPSGEVQSSRAVLSGGVQSSRAVLSIRRGSEFQGCSVRRGSEFQGCSVRRGSEFQGCSIRRGSEFQGYSVHQERFRVPGLFCPSGEVQSSRAVLSIRRGSEFQGCSVHQERFRVPGLFCLSGEVQSSRAVLSIRRGSEFQGCSVRRGSEFQGCSVHQERFRVPGLFCPSGEVQSSRAVLSIRRGSEFQGCSVCQERFRVPGLFCQERFRVPGLFCPSGEVQSSRLFCQERFRVPGLFCQERFRVPGLFCPSGEVQSSRLFCQERFRVPGLFFPGEVQSSRAVLSGEVQSSRAVPSGEVQSSRAVLSGEVQSSRAVLSVRRGSEFQGCSVRRGSEFQGCSVQERFRVPGLFCQERFRVPGLFCQERFRVPGLFHQERFRVPGLFHQDSFRVPGLFCPGEVQSSRAVPSGQFQSPLSPCCSHPAGPSSAGSPAPDRELPAALLPLPPESTAGPGTAPGTQLRLLHLLLPWHGLPRARQSLSSLCLARLSGTASRGLAGSAPAGAGPAPSPPAVKVLSFR
- the LOC131573002 gene encoding uncharacterized protein LOC131573002 isoform X32, which translates into the protein MGNGFWCQGHGHRCLVRRALGWFEQARLFCSPHGGPGLFCPSGEVQSSRAVLSIRRGSEFQGCSIRRGSEFQGCSIRRGSEFQGCSIRRGSEFQGCSIRRGSEFQGCSVHQERFRVPGLFCPSGEVQSSRAVLSVRRGSEFQGCSIRRGSEFQGCSVRRGSEFQGCSVRRGSEFQGCSIRRGSEFQGYSVHQERFRVPGLFCPSGEVQSSRAVLSIRRGSEFQGCSVRRGSEFQGCSVRRGSEFQGCSVRRGSEFQGCSVHQERFRVPGLFCQERFRVPGLFHQERFRVPGLFCQERFRVPGLFCLSGEVQSSRAVLSIRRGSEFQGCSVRRGSEFQGCSVHQERFRVPGLFCPSGEVQSSRAVLSIRRGSEFQGCSVCQERFRVPGLFCQERFRVPGLFCPSGEVQSSRLFCQERFRVPGLFCQERFRVPGLFCPSGEVQSSRLFCQERFRVPGLFFPGEVQSSRAVLSGEVQSSRAVPSGEVQSSRAVLSGEVQSSRAVLSVRRGSEFQGCSVRRGSEFQGCSVQERFRVPGLFCQERFRVPGLFCQERFRVPGLFHQERFRVPGLFHQDSFRVPGLFCPGEVQSSRAVPSGQFQSPLSPCCSHPAGPSSAGSPAPDRELPAALLPLPPESTAGPGTAPGTQLRLLHLLLPWHGLPRARQSLSSLCLARLSGTASRGLAGSAPAGAGPAPSPPAVKVLSFR
- the LOC131573002 gene encoding uncharacterized protein LOC131573002 isoform X18; amino-acid sequence: MGNGFWCQGHGHRCLVRRALGWFEQARLFCSPHGGPGLFCPSGEVQSSRAVLSIRRGSEFQGCSIRRGSEFQGCSIRRGSEFQGCSIRRGSEFQGCSIRRGSEFQGCSVHQERFRVPGLFCPSGEVQSSRAVLSVRRGSEFQGCSIRRGSEFQGCSVHQERFRVPGLFCPSGEVQSSRAVPSGEVQSSRAVLSGGVQSSRAVLSIRRGSEFQGCSVRRGSEFQGCSVRRGSEFQGCSIRRGSEFQGCSVRRGSEFQGCSVRRGSEFQGCSVRRGSEFQGCSVHQERFRVPGLFCQERFRVPGLFHQERFRVPGLFCQERFRVPGLFCLSGEVQSSRAVLSIRRGSEFQGCSVRRGSEFQGCSVHQERFRVPGLFCPSGEVQSSRAVLSIRRGSEFQGCSVCQERFRVPGLFCQERFRVPGLFCPSGEVQSSRLFCQERFRVPGLFCQERFRVPGLFCPSGEVQSSRLFCQERFRVPGLFFPGEVQSSRAVLSGEVQSSRAVPSGEVQSSRAVLSGEVQSSRAVLSVRRGSEFQGCSVRRGSEFQGCSVQERFRVPGLFCQERFRVPGLFCQERFRVPGLFHQERFRVPGLFHQDSFRVPGLFCPGEVQSSRAVPSGQFQSPLSPCCSHPAGPSSAGSPAPDRELPAALLPLPPESTAGPGTAPGTQLRLLHLLLPWHGLPRARQSLSSLCLARLSGTASRGLAGSAPAGAGPAPSPPAVKVLSFR
- the LOC131573002 gene encoding uncharacterized protein LOC131573002 isoform X41 → MGNGFWCQGHGHRCLVRRALGWFEQARLFCSPHGGPGLFCPSGEVQSSRAVLSIRRGSEFQGCSIRRGSEFQGCSIRRGSEFQGCSIRRGSEFQGCSIRRGSEFQGCSVHQERFRVPGLFCPSGEVQSSRAVPSGEVQSSRAVLSIRRGSEFQGCSVHQERFRVPGLFHQERFRVPGLFCQEGFRVPGLFCPSGEVQSSRAVLSGEVQSSRAVLSGEVQSSRAVPSGEVQSSRAILSIRRGSEFQGCSVHQERFRVPGLFHQERFRVPGLFCQERFRVPGLFCLSGEVQSSRAVLSIRRGSEFQGCSVRRGSEFQGCSVHQERFRVPGLFCPSGEVQSSRAVLSIRRGSEFQGCSVCQERFRVPGLFCQERFRVPGLFCPSGEVQSSRLFCQERFRVPGLFCQERFRVPGLFCPSGEVQSSRLFCQERFRVPGLFFPGEVQSSRAVLSGEVQSSRAVPSGEVQSSRAVLSGEVQSSRAVLSVRRGSEFQGCSVRRGSEFQGCSVQERFRVPGLFCQERFRVPGLFCQERFRVPGLFHQERFRVPGLFHQDSFRVPGLFCPGEVQSSRAVPSGQFQSPLSPCCSHPAGPSSAGSPAPDRELPAALLPLPPESTAGPGTAPGTQLRLLHLLLPWHGLPRARQSLSSLCLARLSGTASRGLAGSAPAGAGPAPSPPAVKVLSFR
- the LOC131573002 gene encoding uncharacterized protein LOC131573002 isoform X10, coding for MGNGFWCQGHGHRCLVRRALGWFEQARLFCSPHGGPGLFCPSGEVQSSRAVLSIRRGSEFQGCSIRRGSEFQGCSIRRGSEFQGCSIRRGSEFQGCSIRRGSEFQGCSVHQERFRVPGLFCPSGEVQSSRAVLSVRRGSEFQGCSIRRGSEFQGCSVHQERFRVPGLFCPSGEVQSSRAVPSGEVQSSRAVLSGGVQSSRAVLSIRRGSEFQGCSVRRGSEFQGCSVRRGSEFQGCSIRRGSEFQGYSVHQERFRVPGLFCPSGEVQSSRAVLSIRRGSEFQGCSVRRGSEFQGCSVRRGSEFQGCSVRRGSEFQGCSVHQERFRVPGLFHQERFRVPGLFCLSGEVQSSRAVLSIRRGSEFQGCSVRRGSEFQGCSVHQERFRVPGLFCPSGEVQSSRAVLSIRRGSEFQGCSVCQERFRVPGLFCQERFRVPGLFCPSGEVQSSRLFCQERFRVPGLFCQERFRVPGLFCPSGEVQSSRLFCQERFRVPGLFFPGEVQSSRAVLSGEVQSSRAVPSGEVQSSRAVLSGEVQSSRAVLSVRRGSEFQGCSVRRGSEFQGCSVQERFRVPGLFCQERFRVPGLFCQERFRVPGLFHQERFRVPGLFHQDSFRVPGLFCPGEVQSSRAVPSGQFQSPLSPCCSHPAGPSSAGSPAPDRELPAALLPLPPESTAGPGTAPGTQLRLLHLLLPWHGLPRARQSLSSLCLARLSGTASRGLAGSAPAGAGPAPSPPAVKVLSFR
- the LOC131573002 gene encoding uncharacterized protein LOC131573002 isoform X31 — protein: MGNGFWCQGHGHRCLVRRALGWFEQARLFCSPHGGPGLFCPSGEVQSSRAVLSIRRGSEFQGCSIRRGSEFQGCSIRRGSEFQGCSIRRGSEFQGCSIRRGSEFQGCSVHQERFRVPGLFCPSGEVQSSRAVLSVRRGSEFQGCSIRRGSEFQGCSVHQERFRVPGLFCPSGEVQSSRAVPSGEVQSSRAVLSGGVQSSRAVLSIRRGSEFQGCSIRRGSEFQGCSVRRGSEFQGCSVRRGSEFQGCSVRRGSEFQGCSVHQERFRVPGLFCQERFRVPGLFHQERFRVPGLFCQERFRVPGLFCLSGEVQSSRAVLSIRRGSEFQGCSVRRGSEFQGCSVHQERFRVPGLFCPSGEVQSSRAVLSIRRGSEFQGCSVCQERFRVPGLFCQERFRVPGLFCPSGEVQSSRLFCQERFRVPGLFCQERFRVPGLFCPSGEVQSSRLFCQERFRVPGLFFPGEVQSSRAVLSGEVQSSRAVPSGEVQSSRAVLSGEVQSSRAVLSVRRGSEFQGCSVRRGSEFQGCSVQERFRVPGLFCQERFRVPGLFCQERFRVPGLFHQERFRVPGLFHQDSFRVPGLFCPGEVQSSRAVPSGQFQSPLSPCCSHPAGPSSAGSPAPDRELPAALLPLPPESTAGPGTAPGTQLRLLHLLLPWHGLPRARQSLSSLCLARLSGTASRGLAGSAPAGAGPAPSPPAVKVLSFR
- the LOC131573002 gene encoding uncharacterized protein LOC131573002 isoform X30 — protein: MGNGFWCQGHGHRCLVRRALGWFEQARLFCSPHGGPGLFCPSGEVQSSRAVLSIRRGSEFQGCSIRRGSEFQGCSIRRGSEFQGCSIRRGSEFQGCSIRRGSEFQGCSVHQERFRVPGLFCPSGEVQSSRAVLSVRRGSEFQGCSIRRGSEFQGCSVHQERFRVPGLFCPSGEVQSSRAVPSGEVQSSRAVLSGGVQSSRAVLSIRRGSEFQGCSVRRGSEFQGCSVRRGSEFQGCSIRRGSEFQGYSVHQERFRVPGLFCPSGEVQSSRAVLSIRRGSEFQGCSVRRGSEFQGCSVRRGSEFQGCSVRRGSEFQGCSVHQERFRVPGLFCQERFRVPGLFHQERFRVPGLFCQERFRVPGLFCLSGEVQSSRAVLSIRRGSEFQGCSVRRGSEFQGCSVHQERFRVPGLFCPSGEVQSSRAVLSIRRGSEFQGCSVCQERFRVPGLFCQERFRVPGLFCPSGEVQSSRLFCQERFRVPGLFCQERFRVPGLFCPSGEVQSSRLFCQERFRVPGLFFPGEVQSSRAVLSGEVQSSRAVPSGEVQSSRAVLSGEVQSSRAVLSGEVQSSRAVLSGEVQSSRAVPSGEVQSSRAVPSGQFQSPLSPCCSHPAGPSSAGSPAPDRELPAALLPLPPESTAGPGTAPGTQLRLLHLLLPWHGLPRARQSLSSLCLARLSGTASRGLAGSAPAGAGPAPSPPAVKVLSFR
- the LOC131573002 gene encoding uncharacterized protein LOC131573002 isoform X16; protein product: MGNGFWCQGHGHRCLVRRALGWFEQARLFCSPHGGPGLFCPSGEVQSSRAVLSIRRGSEFQGCSIRRGSEFQGCSIRRGSEFQGCSIRRGSEFQGCSIRRGSEFQGCSVHQERFRVPGLFCPSGEVQSSRAVPSGEVQSSRAVLSIRRGSEFQGCSVHQERFRVPGLFHQERFRVPGLFCQEGFRVPGLFCPSGEVQSSRAVLSGEVQSSRAVLSGEVQSSRAVPSGEVQSSRAILSIRRGSEFQGCSVHQERFRVPGLFCPSGEVQSSRAVLSGEVQSSRAVLSGEVQSSRAVLSGEVQSSRAVLSIRRGSEFQGCSVRRGSEFQGCSIRRGSEFQGCSVRRGSEFQGCSVCQERFRVPGLFCPSGEVQSSRAVLSGEVQSSRAVLSIRRGSEFQGCSVHQERFRVPGLFCPSGEVQSSRAVLSVRRGSEFQGCSVRRGSEFQGCSVHQERFRVPGLFCPSGEVQSSRLFCQERFRVPGLFFPGEVQSSRAVLSGEVQSSRAVPSGEVQSSRAVLSGEVQSSRAVLSVRRGSEFQGCSVRRGSEFQGCSVQERFRVPGLFCQERFRVPGLFCQERFRVPGLFHQERFRVPGLFHQDSFRVPGLFCPGEVQSSRAVPSGQFQSPLSPCCSHPAGPSSAGSPAPDRELPAALLPLPPESTAGPGTAPGTQLRLLHLLLPWHGLPRARQSLSSLCLARLSGTASRGLAGSAPAGAGPAPSPPAVKVLSFR
- the LOC131573002 gene encoding uncharacterized protein LOC131573002 isoform X44 is translated as MGNGFWCQGHGHRCLVRRALGWFEQARLFCSPHGGPGLFCPSGEVQSSRAVLSIRRGSEFQGCSIRRGSEFQGCSIRRGSEFQGCSIRRGSEFQGCSIRRGSEFQGCSVHQERFRVPGLFCPSGEVQSSRAVLSVRRGSEFQGCSIRRGSEFQGCSVHQERFRVPGLFCPSGEVQSSRAVPSGEVQSSRAVLSGGVQSSRAVLSIRRGSEFQGCSVRRGSEFQGCSVRRGSEFQGCSIRRGSEFQGYSVHQERFRVPGLFCPSGEVQSSRAVLSIRRGSEFQGCSVRRGSEFQGCSVRRGSEFQGCSVRRGSEFQGCSVHQERFRVPGLFCQERFRVPGLFHQERFRVPGLFCQERFRVPGLFCLSGEVQSSRAVLSIRRGSEFQGCSVRRGSEFQGCSVHQERFRVPGLFCPSGEVQSSRAVLSIRRGSEFQGCSVCQERFRVPGLFCQERFRVPGLFCPSGEVQSSRLFCQERFRVPGLFCQERFRVPGLFCPSGEVQSSRAVPSGEVQSSRAVLSGEVQSSRAVLSGEVQSSRAVLSGEVQSSRAVPSGEVQSSRAVPSGQFQSPLSPCCSHPAGPSSAGSPAPDRELPAALLPLPPESTAGPGTAPGTQLRLLHLLLPWHGLPRARQSLSSLCLARLSGTASRGLAGSAPAGAGPAPSPPAVKVLSFR
- the LOC131573002 gene encoding uncharacterized protein LOC131573002 isoform X34; its protein translation is MGNGFWCQGHGHRCLVRRALGWFEQARLFCSPHGGPGLFCPSGEVQSSRAVLSIRRGSEFQGCSIRRGSEFQGCSIRRGSEFQGCSIRRGSEFQGCSIRRGSEFQGCSVHQERFRVPGLFCPSGEVQSSRAVLSVRRGSEFQGCSIRRGSEFQGCSVHQERFRVPGLFCPSGEVQSSRAVPSGEVQSSRAVLSGGVQSSRAVLSIRRGSEFQGCSVRRGSEFQGCSVRRGSEFQGCSIRRGSEFQGYSVHQERFRVPGLFCPSGEVQSSRAVLSIRRGSEFQGCSVRRGSEFQGCSVRRGSEFQGCSVRRGSEFQGCSVHQERFRVPGLFCQERFRVPGLFHQERFRVPGLFCQERFRVPGLFCLSGEVQSSRAVLSIRRGSEFQGCSVRRGSEFQGCSVHQERFRVPGLFCPSGEVQSSRAVLSIRRGSEFQGCSVCQERFRVPGLFFPGEVQSSRAVLSGEVQSSRAVPSGEVQSSRAVLSGEVQSSRAVLSVRRGSEFQGCSVRRGSEFQGCSVQERFRVPGLFCQERFRVPGLFCQERFRVPGLFHQERFRVPGLFHQDSFRVPGLFCPGEVQSSRAVPSGQFQSPLSPCCSHPAGPSSAGSPAPDRELPAALLPLPPESTAGPGTAPGTQLRLLHLLLPWHGLPRARQSLSSLCLARLSGTASRGLAGSAPAGAGPAPSPPAVKVLSFR
- the LOC131573002 gene encoding uncharacterized protein LOC131573002 isoform X15 codes for the protein MGNGFWCQGHGHRCLVRRALGWFEQARLFCSPHGGPGLFCPSGEVQSSRAVLSIRRGSEFQGCSIRRGSEFQGCSIRRGSEFQGCSIRRGSEFQGCSIRRGSEFQGCSVHQERFRVPGLFCPSGEVQSSRAVLSVRRGSEFQGCSIRRGSEFQGCSVHQERFRVPGLFCPSGEVQSSRAVPSGEVQSSRAVLSGGVQSSRAVLSIRRGSEFQGCSVRRGSEFQGCSVRRGSEFQGCSIRRGSEFQGYSVHQERFRVPGLFCPSGEVQSSRAVLSIRRGSEFQGCSVRRGSEFQGCSVRRGSEFQGCSVRRGSEFQGCSVHQERFRVPGLFCLSGEVQSSRAVLSIRRGSEFQGCSVRRGSEFQGCSVHQERFRVPGLFCPSGEVQSSRAVLSIRRGSEFQGCSVCQERFRVPGLFCQERFRVPGLFCPSGEVQSSRLFCQERFRVPGLFCQERFRVPGLFCPSGEVQSSRLFCQERFRVPGLFFPGEVQSSRAVLSGEVQSSRAVPSGEVQSSRAVLSGEVQSSRAVLSVRRGSEFQGCSVRRGSEFQGCSVQERFRVPGLFCQERFRVPGLFCQERFRVPGLFHQERFRVPGLFHQDSFRVPGLFCPGEVQSSRAVPSGQFQSPLSPCCSHPAGPSSAGSPAPDRELPAALLPLPPESTAGPGTAPGTQLRLLHLLLPWHGLPRARQSLSSLCLARLSGTASRGLAGSAPAGAGPAPSPPAVKVLSFR